Below is a window of Carassius gibelio isolate Cgi1373 ecotype wild population from Czech Republic chromosome B23, carGib1.2-hapl.c, whole genome shotgun sequence DNA.
TTTATAAAACCGAAGCTCAAcagaactaataaaaaaataattaaattaaatacggAGTTGGCATGAAAGTAATCTGGTCTATTATGTGGAAGCCTATTATAGTATAATGCATCTTTCATTGCTGCTCATGTCTGCAGAAATGGTCTTCACCGTGCATGTTAGGATTCATTTTTGTCAGCAAAGGAACAAAAACACGAAACAGCACTTTCCATTTTTGGCACTTTCCCCTGAACAGTTACCTAGCTCCAGTGGTAAACAGCTGCCTCTAGTACTCGGTGGTATTAATGTTGATAAAACAAATGCATTGTGGATGAATCccataatacaatattaaaaagacCTTTCGGGGAGGATGAGACTCAGGTTTGACCAAACAAGCAGACCACGTGCGAAACCAGCCTGGGAAAAGCAGCTGACAGTCCCAGATGACAGAAATAACCTTCAATGAACGGGCAAGGTCCAGATGCTTCAATTACAACTGACCTGATTTTCACAACCTCAGTCCACACAAGATGTTAGAAGCAATATCTCTAGGTGTATGCCAATATCCTCTCAACATAGTTCTGCTGGTAGTCAGTGCACTGTACCTTGGTCTTCAGAGACGAGTTCTTCAGGTTTATTATCCTTCACCTCCGCAGTGACGTCTGAGGAAGACTGTGGTACATCCGATGAGCTCTCTGCTGCCGATGTGCAGGGCGACTGCTTTTCATTCAGCTCTTTCTCCATTCCTTCCTCATTGTCATCTTCCTCATCTTCGAACTTGAGTCTCTTTGCTTCATGAGTCTCAGTGTTTGTACCATCATCGTCATCTTCACGATGTTTACATTTCACTGGACCACCGTGTGAACCGTCTGCTTCGGACACTGCTGAAGactcactaaataaaaaaaaaaattaaactctaAATGCCCACTTCTACAGACCTTGAAATCATAATTTGAGTCATGTCCAGTTTTGGCATGAATTTTCAGCTTTTTGAGATATGAAGGGTGCATTAAAACAGTCTTGGAATCTTTATTAtgcctaatttttttttcctttcaaatgctttttaaagtaTAGATTTTGTTGTAACACACTTTGATCAAACAATGAAAAtccaataattcattaaaatctAAACACATAGCGCTTTAAAACCAATTGAATAGTCATTATGTGaaaattatcaataaaaaaattattgtccCAAAGTTGTGGTGTCATTTCAAACAAAGAAAAAtggtcacagtttttttttttctcctcaaaaGCTAAAGTATTTCTTTACCAATGAGACAGTGTCAACGAGGAGCTTAAATGAAATGagacaaaaaaattatgttcatTAGTTAAAgtgaacttaaaatgaacaatactaaacatcacatcatttattaatattagttgaTTTTAATTTCAGCATTGTTGGTGtttgttaaaattaaatgcacagtgaactaacatgaacaagcAATGAACGAATATTTTCATGAACTAACATTCACAATAATTAATGCATAGTGTAAATAATGTATTGTTCATGTTAGTCAttccattaactaatgttaacaaatgacataTTGTAAAGAGTTACCTAAATATGCTAAATAACAGCTGTGAGTTAATGAGTTCTTCCAAAAAATacaagaaatagaaaaaaaatctctttcaTCTTTCATCAACTATAGGTCTACATCCACTGAACAAGAGTATCATGTCCTGGCATGTTTTTGTACTCACTTGACTGTTCTGTCTGATTGCTCTGATGCTTGTTCTTTGCCTTCTGTGCTGTCAGGAAGGCCGTTGGTAGCTACGCTGCTGGACAGGGATAGTTTTGGTCTGTTCAGTGGCCTGTGTGTTCCTGGACCATTCACATTTCTATCACAGACAATCAAAGACACATCAAACCATCAGACAGTAAAACGAAGTCCAACAAACCTCTCTTTACAGAGAGCGCTAACATTTCAAACTGGATTGGTTTAGTGACCCATGAGGCTGATATCAAAGTTTCCACAACGCTGGTTAAAGTGATAAACTCACCTATCAGGAAACGCTGAAGTGTTGCCAGGGAACATGACACCGTTCACTCTGTTCACACAACCGGATCcttttttcctgtaaaaataaGAGATGCATTAAAGAACAGTTTAAAAGCATCACTGAAAGCTGCCCAATCAGAAAACAGTCAAACAGAGCAGAAAGAGAGTTTAACTCACTCTGAGGAAGGATACACACAACTGACCACCATCACATTctgaaaatgacaaatatttcatttagctCAGTGGAGAGAGTTCAGAAAAACCTTTAGAAAACAGAGCACAAATAAAATCCATTCCCAAAGTTTCTTTGAATGCAACATACCTTCTCCACACCCCTGAGGAACTTCTCTGTTCCCGCATAGTTTCTTTTCGGCTCAGTTAGAAGCTCACAGAGACGCTGAATAGTgaaaggaatcctgaaaaaacaacaaaaatcgattgaaatgctttaaaaaaggGACAATGGAGGAACTGTGGAATATGCCTGGCGTCTCTTACCCATTGTATCCACTGACGATTTTAAGAATCCTCTGCTTCATCTCCTCAAAGGGGATGTACTCCACGTTTGGATTGGCAGGTCCCCGCTGCTCTGGACATGAGGCTTTAAAATCATCCATCACTTTCTCCAGCTTAAAGAGGAAGTAACCTTTAAACTGAGACCACTGAATCCTGGTGATGAAGAGAAACATGATGAAATAGAAACATCTGAAACTTCACATTTACATTTCAGCTGTAGGGATGCATCGAGATGAAAGTTTTGGGCTGAAACTCTAACTTCTTTGTaaagatt
It encodes the following:
- the LOC128011822 gene encoding serine/threonine-protein phosphatase 4 regulatory subunit 2-A-like isoform X1 codes for the protein MEIDTLLGAFRDFEKKGEKETCPILDQFLSHVAKTGETMIQWSQFKGYFLFKLEKVMDDFKASCPEQRGPANPNVEYIPFEEMKQRILKIVSGYNGIPFTIQRLCELLTEPKRNYAGTEKFLRGVEKNVMVVSCVYPSSEKKGSGCVNRVNGVMFPGNTSAFPDRNVNGPGTHRPLNRPKLSLSSSVATNGLPDSTEGKEQASEQSDRTVNESSAVSEADGSHGGPVKCKHREDDDDGTNTETHEAKRLKFEDEEDDNEEGMEKELNEKQSPCTSAAESSSDVPQSSSDVTAEVKDNKPEELVSEDQEPSSTQSEVVENGVDKSTSEDSSDPSHNQATGSESDLPEQRPERDESAEAQETDERNDPVSSSSSSSNNSSDEGVSSAETPSACPSSSTELTAEGSTTAEISSDSSETADDTMEQD
- the LOC128011822 gene encoding serine/threonine-protein phosphatase 4 regulatory subunit 2-A-like isoform X2, whose protein sequence is MIQWSQFKGYFLFKLEKVMDDFKASCPEQRGPANPNVEYIPFEEMKQRILKIVSGYNGIPFTIQRLCELLTEPKRNYAGTEKFLRGVEKNVMVVSCVYPSSEKKGSGCVNRVNGVMFPGNTSAFPDRNVNGPGTHRPLNRPKLSLSSSVATNGLPDSTEGKEQASEQSDRTVNESSAVSEADGSHGGPVKCKHREDDDDGTNTETHEAKRLKFEDEEDDNEEGMEKELNEKQSPCTSAAESSSDVPQSSSDVTAEVKDNKPEELVSEDQEPSSTQSEVVENGVDKSTSEDSSDPSHNQATGSESDLPEQRPERDESAEAQETDERNDPVSSSSSSSNNSSDEGVSSAETPSACPSSSTELTAEGSTTAEISSDSSETADDTMEQD